TGCGCTGGCCACAAACGCCCAGTTACAGCATCGAGGAGCTCGCCCATACCGCAGAGCAGACGGGGATCATTACCCGGGTCATGTTGCAAACCCTGGAAAGGGCGCTGGTCGATTTGAAAGAGTGGCACACAACCCATCCCGATCTGTATATTTCCGTTAATCTATCGGCGTTGGATTTCCAGTACGAAGAGTTACTGGCCCGGATCACCGATATTCTGGCACGTAATGGTATCGACGGGCGCTATCTGGTATTCGAAATCACCGAGTCAGTGATGATGGCAGATGCGGAGCAGGCAATCGTGCGTATGCACGAACTCAGGGCGCTGGGCTGCCGACTGTATATGGATGACTTTGGGACGGGATACTCTTCACTGACCTACCTCAAACAATATCCGGTCGATGCGCTCAAAATTGATCGCAGCTTTGTCAGCGACATTGGTTGCGACAAGGAACACGAAGTGATCATTCACTCCACCTTATCGCTGGCACACAGCCTGGGTAAGTATTGTGTTGCAGAAGGCGTAGAGCAAATGGAACAGCTGTCTTTCCTGAGAATGCTAGGATGTGAGCGTTTCCAGGGCTATTTGTTTAGTAAAGCTTTGCCTGCGAGCGAAGCCGGCGCACTATTAAGACGCAACTGGCACCAAGTATTTGCACGTGCCAGCTAGTGACAGGCCAGCGTGAAGCAGGCCTTTGTCGTGCTATAGCTTGCCGCCACAATGACGGCAGTAGTGGTTGTGTACGCGCTGGCTGGTCATCATTTTAATGGCCTGGTTGGCTTCCGTTGCACTGAGTCCCAGCTCAATTCTAAGGGCTTCGAGGTGTTCTTTTTCCTGCTCATCGACGACCCCATCACTCAGTGAGTGCAGCACGGCTTCATTGAAGGCATCGCGGCGTTTTCTCAGTTGATCGGCAAAGCTGGACGCCAGCAGACCCGTGGGGATAGCGACCATGCCCATACTCAGTAAGGTGATCACCCCGCCAAAAAAACGCCCCAACGGCGTGATGGGCACCACATCACCGTATCCTACCGTGGTTAGTGTGGCCATTGCCCACCACATGGCGGCCGGGATAGAGCCAAATTTATCGGGCTGCACGTCATGTTCAATGAGATAGATGCCACACGACGCCACAATCAACACCAGTGACATAATAAAGAAAGCCGCCAGCAATGAACTGCTCTCTTCTCTGAATGCGGCTAACAATAGCTGCATTGCGCGCGAGTAGCGGGTCAGTTTGAAAATACGCAGCAAACGGAATACGCGTAAAAAACGTAGGTCAAAGGTGAAGAATACCATGAGTAACGTGGGGAGAATGGCCAGCAAATCGATAATAGCCAGTGGCGAGAACACATAACGCATACGTTTTTTCGTGTTGTTGCCTGACGTATGTTTAAATTCCAGTTTATCAACGCAGCACCATAGTCTGAGCAGATATTCAATGGTGAAAATCGCCACTGACGTGACTTCGATGAAAAAGAACAGCCTGTGATAACGCGTAGCAAGTGCTGGCACAGACTCCAGTACTATGGCAATGACGTTGATAATGATGAGCGAGATCAGAAACACATCTATGGCATGCCCGGCTTTTCTGAATCGCCCGCTGGCTTCCAGTAGCCCGGCGGTTTTTTGTCTGAGTGTCAGATCCATAGTTATCTTGTTCACCTTGCTATTTGGGGTTGTACTTCTTTACTGTGCTGTGAGTGGCATTCTCATCACCACAGTGCCTTCTTCAAAGTCTCGGGTCACCGTGAACCCCAGTTTTTTCGCCAGCCCAATCATACCGGTGTTTTCTGGTAAGGTGATCCCTTCAATAGATCCGACGCGCTGACGTTTACAGTAGTTGATGGCTGCCTCCATCAGGAGTTTACCCAGGCCCAGACCCTGGCAATCTGAACGCACAACCACAGCAAATTCGGCGAGTAAATTGTCCGGGTCCATCAGCACTCGTGAAACCCCCAGTGTCCGTTGCGCACTTTTATATGGCTCGGTAATGATAAATGCCATTTCACGGTCATAATCGATTTGTGTCATTTTAGCCAATTGCTCATGGGTAAACTGTGGCAGCTCTCCGAAAAAACGTCGGTATCTGTCTTCTTTACTCAGGGACTGGTCAAATTCCTGGTGGTTACGTTCATCCTCGGGGCGGATTGGCCTTAGCTGTGCCAGGGTGCCATTTTTCAGGGTAACCGATCGCTCCCACTCTTTTGGGTAGGGCCTGATGGCCAATCGCTTGCGCCCGGGGTGCGGTTCGTAACGCTGCAAAGCAATATTGGCATCGAGGATCAAAAAGTGTCCATCGGTCGCTAAAATGGGGTTCAGTTCCACAGCCTGAATATCTGGTTGATCCACCACTAACTGGGAGACGCGGGTGAGCAACGCGCAGAGGCGATATTTATCTACTTTCTCCGGTAACAGGCGCTCTTTCAGGACCCCTTTATCATACGCCGCCGCTATCAGGTATTTAGCCAGGTTCATGTTTAGCGGGGGCAGGGCAACGGCCGCCTGATTGAAGTTAAACCCGGTGCCAGCCTCACCAAGCAATATAACGGGTCCTACATCGGGCTCGGTTTTGACCGCAATGCGTAATTCCTGACTGCCAGCCCTGGGCGCCATTTTTTGCAAAGAAAAACCTTCAATAATGGCGTCCGGGTAGGCTTGCTTGATTCGCAGGAGTATAGCAAAGGCACTTTGTTCTACTTCATCGCCATCATTGAGGTTGAGCACCACGCCACCAACCTCAGACTTGGACTGAATAGACGGGCTGATCAGTTTGAGCACGACAGGAAAGCCGAGTATTTGTGCCTGCTCTTTGGCTTCACTGGGAGTCAGTGCAATGTCTGTCTCAATGCACTCCATGCCGTAATGGCAGAGGATCTGGCTGGCCTGATGGGTCGAGAGCTGCGTGAGTGACTGATCAAGAAAGCTGTCAATCTGCGCCTTTGCACTGTGGCTGTGGATCAGTTCATCCTGACTGATGGACTCCGGGGTTTGCGTCAGGTGCTTTTGGTTACGCCGGTAGCTGATCAGGTGCATAAATGCCCCGACGGCGCCCTCTGGTGTGCGGTACGTCGGAATGCTGTGCTCGGCGCAGACATCGCGGGCCTCCCAGGCCGCTTCCTCTCCCATAAAATTGGTCATCACAAAGGGACGCGCC
This genomic window from Pseudoalteromonas rubra contains:
- a CDS encoding ion transporter, whose product is MDLTLRQKTAGLLEASGRFRKAGHAIDVFLISLIIINVIAIVLESVPALATRYHRLFFFIEVTSVAIFTIEYLLRLWCCVDKLEFKHTSGNNTKKRMRYVFSPLAIIDLLAILPTLLMVFFTFDLRFLRVFRLLRIFKLTRYSRAMQLLLAAFREESSSLLAAFFIMSLVLIVASCGIYLIEHDVQPDKFGSIPAAMWWAMATLTTVGYGDVVPITPLGRFFGGVITLLSMGMVAIPTGLLASSFADQLRKRRDAFNEAVLHSLSDGVVDEQEKEHLEALRIELGLSATEANQAIKMMTSQRVHNHYCRHCGGKL
- a CDS encoding bifunctional acetate--CoA ligase family protein/GNAT family N-acetyltransferase, with the translated sequence MSIKRINQFFNPRSVAVIGASSNPGRAGNVVMRNLLHGGFKGPIMPVTPKYAAVQGVLAYPTIADLPQVPDLAVICTNKATLVQILTELSERGCKNAIVVAAGLDNEQKQRLQALARDKQITLLGSNSLGMLLPHLGLNASFSHTTADAGKLAFISQSAAVCSTILDWAKSKRIGFSYFISLGDSLDIDFDELLDLFGRDAKTKAILLYIDNIKDVRRFISAARAAAFSKPVIAIKTGRTQAGAEAAVIHTGGSTSDDAVYDAMFQRAGMLRVTDLRELFAATQTLALHPKLLQVEHLTILTNGGGPGIMAVDTLLQRSGKLAELSDKTIAALNAVIPQSNHTANPVDIFGDSAPHRYQQALEILLKAEEVKNLLIIHTPSALAPSEAYAQIIAQTLSTLPKMARPFVMTNFMGEEAAWEARDVCAEHSIPTYRTPEGAVGAFMHLISYRRNQKHLTQTPESISQDELIHSHSAKAQIDSFLDQSLTQLSTHQASQILCHYGMECIETDIALTPSEAKEQAQILGFPVVLKLISPSIQSKSEVGGVVLNLNDGDEVEQSAFAILLRIKQAYPDAIIEGFSLQKMAPRAGSQELRIAVKTEPDVGPVILLGEAGTGFNFNQAAVALPPLNMNLAKYLIAAAYDKGVLKERLLPEKVDKYRLCALLTRVSQLVVDQPDIQAVELNPILATDGHFLILDANIALQRYEPHPGRKRLAIRPYPKEWERSVTLKNGTLAQLRPIRPEDERNHQEFDQSLSKEDRYRRFFGELPQFTHEQLAKMTQIDYDREMAFIITEPYKSAQRTLGVSRVLMDPDNLLAEFAVVVRSDCQGLGLGKLLMEAAINYCKRQRVGSIEGITLPENTGMIGLAKKLGFTVTRDFEEGTVVMRMPLTAQ